The following are from one region of the Ignavibacteriota bacterium genome:
- a CDS encoding polyprenol monophosphomannose synthase, translating into MKTLIIIPTYNELENLPRLLPVVLSKDSTINILIVDDNSPDGTASFVEGEMKKDNRIHIIKRPSKQGLGTAYIAGFKFALQNQFDLIFEMDADFSHDPNEIPKFLEEIKKSDVVLGSRYITGVNVINWPMRRLLLSWFANFYTRVITGMSVHDATGGFKCFRKEVLQAIDLDKVTSNGYAFQIEMTFKAWKKGFRIKEIPIIFMDRVKGKSKMSKKIVREAVTMVWKLRLKSIFGMLK; encoded by the coding sequence ATGAAAACATTAATTATCATCCCAACATATAACGAGCTGGAAAATTTACCCAGATTGTTGCCTGTTGTTCTTTCAAAGGATAGCACGATTAATATCCTCATTGTTGATGATAATTCACCCGATGGTACAGCTTCGTTCGTTGAAGGTGAAATGAAGAAAGATAATCGTATTCATATTATTAAACGACCATCAAAGCAAGGACTTGGGACAGCATATATTGCCGGATTTAAATTTGCACTTCAAAATCAATTCGATCTCATTTTCGAAATGGATGCTGATTTCTCACATGATCCGAATGAAATACCAAAATTTCTGGAAGAGATAAAAAAATCAGACGTTGTTCTTGGCAGCCGCTACATAACCGGCGTGAATGTAATCAACTGGCCAATGAGAAGATTATTACTTAGTTGGTTTGCGAATTTTTATACAAGAGTAATTACCGGAATGTCAGTTCACGATGCAACAGGCGGATTCAAATGTTTCAGGAAGGAAGTACTTCAAGCAATTGATCTCGATAAAGTAACATCTAACGGTTATGCATTTCAGATTGAAATGACTTTCAAAGCATGGAAAAAAGGTTTCCGGATAAAAGAAATACCAATCATTTTTATGGATCGTGTAAAAGGAAAATCAAAAATGTCAAAGAAAATTGTTCGTGAAGCTGTTACAATGGTATGGAAATTAAGATTAAAAAGTATTTTTGGAATGCTTAAATAG